Below is a window of Camelina sativa cultivar DH55 chromosome 11, Cs, whole genome shotgun sequence DNA.
CTCTTcaaagttttttcttcttcttttttttaacaaagaaaaacatttaaaaaggCATTcgaatatatataatcaaatgtGATATGTGCTTTGGGACAATTTAATATGGGCCGTGTAATTTGGTGGATGCACAGTTGCACACCCCAACTTGGTTTCAGTTGGAATATGAATATCTATGATAACGAGTccatattgaaaattttatgcTCGGAGTTTCGAAATAAGAAACTCGTTTGGTGAATAAACTAAtgttttttgttgacaaacaatTAATATCTTAAGTAAGAGCATATTGTAAGTGCAAATCATAATGAGCATATTGTAAGTGCAAATCATAAGGAGCATAtgctttgacaaaaaaatgacaTATGCTATGTTTGTTTATAACTATTCCCTTCAAACATGGACTAATTAAATAAGACACTACATAGTCTACATTtgccaaaagacaaaaacaaaacccaaactttGATCTGGGGTATATAAAAAGCCCAATATCATTTAGGAAATTGggatgtgacaaaaaaaaacacacacatctGTTGGAAAAATTCAAACAAGTCATTAGTTCCAACTGTCTAGAGCTACACCACCGGAATATCCACAATTTCACATAAACTATTAATAACTGTATTATTGTAATCTCTCAAGccacagaaaataaataaattttataatcataaattattaGTCTTTGCTTAAGCGAACAAGTAAAGGatttataataaatttcaaagtttacaaCATTCCTCGATTTTCATACAGTTTAGTTCACGAACCAAAAAGAGTTATAAAAGAAGACGATGTCACGCGGCAGCTCCACCGTCCTCCTCAGTTTCCTCCTTCTCACCGCCGTCGCAATAGCCGTAAGTCACTTTCTTGCAAAATGCAAATACGCACACAAAtcttataattatcaaaatcgtgtagattttaatgatatttatgTGTTATATAATTAGTTGGACAATGATGAGGACATGTGCGTGTTCACGGTTTACATAAGAACCGGTACGGCATGGAAAGCCGGTACAGACTCGGTCATGAGCCTCCGTGTTTACGACAGTTACGGTCAAAACGCGGTTATCTCCGATCTGGTGTCATGGGGAGGTTTAATGGGTCCATTTCACGACTATTTCGAGAGGGGCAATCTCGACATTTTCAGCGGTTTAGGTTCTTGTCTCTCAGGTCCGGTCTGCGCGATGAACCTGACATCCGATGGCTCTGGTGATCATCACGGTTGGTATTGCAATTACGTGGAAGTGACGATGAGTGAGAGCCGTCGGAAGAAAAGTTGTTCTCAGGAGAAGTTTAAAGTGGAACAATGGCTGGCTCGTGATGCTTCGCCGTATGAGCTGTCGGCGATTAGAAATCATTGTTCGGACTTTGTCAAGAATCAGCGAGTTGCTATCCCCACGTTGATGTAATGcgagattattttatttataacttttgGGGTCAAAATGTGATGTTTCCGTGTGTGATTGAGAATTtgtcggttttttttttttcctcaaataaagaaaatgaaaaacaaatgtgtTGTATTAGAATAATGCTTGACATTTTAGTGATCAATGTATATTATAGGAGACGAACATGGAGAGCAAGTCACACATATattgatattctttttttgtacGGGGTACATTGGTCGACGTCCGATCCACAGTAAAGCCAAGTTTTAGGAGTCGAACTCTCCGGTGCAAAGACCGGCATAGGTGGCTGTAACCACTTGTGACTTGCCTAGTCTTAGGCATTGGAAAACTTTGGCatattattttttcgtttttgttacCATAgacaaatatttgaattttgtaaaGCTAAATACAGTATTCCCACAATCTCATTCCTATACAAACAATTGAATCgatccaaacccaaaaatataaaaattatagaatCCACACAATTTTGTCATTTAGTTGTCGCTCGCCGTCCCAAAAGAGTAAAATCGAACATAGAATATTCcggccattttttttttctcagtccTGCATAGATATTATCCCTCACGGTGATTGATCTTTAAATCACCGGAAAATTCTCAAGAGTCTTGTCCACGGCGTTTCATGAGTTGTTGTTGAGCTTCTGATAATCCTCTTGTAACTTGCTCATCTTCCGGCGTCTCTTTCCTCAATATCTCATAATCTCCCACCGCCAATTCCCACTTTCCGATCTGCACCCgcaattatttaatattacaTCAAAGTCTCATATTTTCTTATTCCTTTCAAATTGACCCCACTAGTTTTTTAATTGTTACCTTGGAGTTACAATCGGCTCTTCTGAGTCGTGCCTTGCCGTATCCCGGACGTACGGAGAGCGCCGCCGTGCAGTCCTCGACAGCTTTATCGAATTGACCCAATTTTGTTCGGCAAGCCGCGCGGTTACATAGCAACACGGAGTTTCGCGGATCGTTGTCTAATCCTTCGCCGTAAGCGGCGCAAGCCTCCTGGAACCGCCCGGCTTTAAACAGCTCGTTTCCTCTGAACCTAGCTTCCGCCACCGCCTGTGCCCTCCGTGATACCATGATCACCTCTCGGTTGTTCCCGTCTAGCTTGCCGGCGCGTTGGATCGCCTCCACCGCCTCGTCGAATCTGattacaaaaccaaacattaaaccGGGATTTTCAAATTGAAGACCCGTACATAACTCTGTACCGGGATCCTACAATAAAACCAATAGTAACCGGGATTTCTAAATAAACAGTATATAGATTTTATCTGGTTactacaagaaaaccaaaacttgTAACAGTAAACCGACACTTCAAATGTGAGACAGGACCGGAATTGTCAAATTTAAGACCGGTTACTATAATAAACCAAGAactgtaaagaagaagaaaacaaaacaaacctgcCAGAGGCTAAGTGAACCTGAGCACGGACGACCAAGAAACCAGCATAACCAACGGGTCCATAGTACCTAGTACTGGTATCCACATCGAAAACAGGACATCTAGACAAAGCTTCATCAGCTTCTTGATGTCTATGCGTCTTCAACAAGGCTTCTGCTAGCAATGAATATACTTGTGGGGCTGCATCAGCTCCTGCAGAGATTGTGTTTGTTGTCTCCGTAATCAAACCATTCCAATCTCGTAATCTCTTAGCTTCTGTGCACTTGTTGAGTTTTGTTTGTACAGTTTTCGCTTTTGCAATGTCTTCACTATCAGCCTCTGGACCCGAATGCTTAAAATGATATATTGATTTCTCCACCTCTCCTAGCCTATAGGAATTTGTATGATCTTTTtacaatgtttatatataacaaagagTTATGATTTATGAGGGTTTTTCGATTACCTGAGGTACAAGTTACCCAATCGATGATGTGCTCTATGGTAATGAGGTTCAATTCTGATTGCTTCTCTGCATTCGAAAACCGCATCAAGAATTCTCCCGAGGGCTGTCAAAGCTGCACTCTTGTTGCTACGATAAGCAGCTTTGTTGGGATCAATCGCAATGGCTGCATCATACAATGCTAACGCCTCTGCGAAATTCCCATTCTTGTAATCTTCATTCCCCATGATCTTCAACGTTTCTGGATCCATCCTTGTTGAGATTGCTCTACACAAAGATCCTGATTGATCTTGACTTTTTGTTGCGGCGGCCATCGTAGTCCTCTTTACGCCATATCCATTGTTATTACCGTAATTTACACCCGCCTTAACTGGTCCTGTCTGATTTAAATTGCCAAGGTTTCCATATAACATTACATTACTAGAAGATGCACGAACCAATCCATTGGCTCCTCTTGCTTTCTGATGATCGGTGATCATGCTTTCAAGCTCACCCGATAAACCAATGGCTTCTCTCGGCACTTTCCTCTGTCCTCCTCCTCGGTATGGATCAACGCTATTACTATTGTTGTTATAACTActcctttgttgttgttgttgatgactcTCGTAGCTCCCTAATTGATGGTTATTAGGGTATTGATTTGACGAGGGTTTTGATGGAACTACGGATCTCTGGTTCTGGATCTTTTTATTCTGGACTGGCTCGGCCAAAACCTTCTTCTGATCATCGCGAGGCTTCTTTAACTCGGTTCCTGGAGATTTAGTGAATTGAATGTTGCTTGTGGCGGTTGCAGCCGTAGATGTGCTTTTCTGGCTACCGTTATCGGCTGCGGTAGATTTCTTGGACCACAAGCCACGTCTACCAAACATTACAGTCAATAAACCACAACCTGATCTTCTCTCCGCCGCCGCGGCCACCTTGTTCTCCTCCATCTCAAGAACCGGCCTTGGAATTGGAAAACCCTATCCCTCCCAAAAGAACAAATCAATCAAGATtcagaaataaaagaagaagaagaagaagaagaagaagacgatggtgaGATTTGAAACACAGAAATTAATGGCGATGAGAAGGGAGAGATCTCATGTTTTAAAAAGAGGAATAGAGGAGAAAGATGTGATTAGGCTTTTCTCGGCCGGACGGTAAAGAGGAACGAAGATTCTTCCGTTTCGTGTTTTGTATTGGTgtcattaattttatattaagtgTCATCATGATTTTTNNNNNNNNNNNNNNNNNNNNNNNNNNNNNNNNNNNNNNNNNNNNNNNNNNNNNNNNNNNNNNNNNNNNNNNNNNNNNNNNNNNNNNNNNNNNNNNNNNNNNNNNNNNNNNNNNNNNNNNNNNNNNNNNNNNNNNNNNNNNNNNNNNNNNNNNNNNNNNNNNNNNNNNNNNNNNNNNNNNNNNNNNNNNNNNNNNNNNNNNNNNNNNNNNNNNNNNNNNNNNNNNNNNNNNNNNNNNNNNNNNNNNNNNNNNNNNNNNNNNNNNNNNNNNNNNNNNNNNNNNNNNNNNNNNNNNNNNNNNNNNNNNNNNNNNNNNNNNNNNNNNNNNNNNNNNNNNNNNNNNNNNNNNNNNNNNNNNNNNNNNNNNNNNNNNNNNNNNNNNNNNNNNNNNNNNNNNNNNNNNNNNNNNNNNNNNNNNNNNNNNNNNNNNNNNNNNNNNNNNNNNNNNNNNNNNNNNNNNNNNNNNNNNNNNNNNNNNNNNNNNNNNNNNNNNNNNNNNNNNNNNNNNNNNNNNNNNNNNNNNNNNNNNNNNNNNNNNNNNNNNNNNNNNNNNNNNNNNNNNNNNNNNNNNNNNNNNNNNNNNNNNNNNNNNNNNNNNNNNNNNNNNNNNNNNNNNNNNNNNNNNNNNNNNNNNNNNNNNNNNNNNNNNNNNNNNNNNNNNNNNNNNNNNNNNNNNNNNNNNNNNNNNNNNNNNNNNNNNNNNNNNNNNNNNNNNNNNNNNNNNNNNNNNNNNNNNNNNNNNNNNNNNNNNNNNNNNNNNNNNNNNNNNNNNNNNNNNNNNNNNNNNNNNNNNNNNNNNNNNNNNNNNNNNNNNNNNNNNNNNNNNNNNNNNNNNNNNNNNNNNNNNNNNNNNNNNNNNNNNNNNNNNNNNNNNNNNNNNNNNNNNNNNNNNNNNNNNNNNNNNNNNNNNNNNNNNNNNNNNNNNNNNNNNNNNNNNNNNNNNNNNNNNNNNNNNNNNNNNNNNNNNNNNNNNNNNNNNNNNNNNNNNNNNNNNNNNNNNNNNNNNNNNNNNNNNNNNNNNNNNNNNNNNNNNNNNNNNNNNNNNNNNNNNNNNNNNNNNNNNNNNNNNNNNNNNNNNNNNNNNNNNNNNNNNNNNNNNNNNNNNNNNNNNNNNNNNNNNNNNNNNNNNNNNNNNNNNNNNNNNNNNNNNNNNNNNNNNNNNNNNNNNNNNNNNNNNNNNNNNNNNNNNNNNNNNNNNNNNNNNNNNNNNNNNNNNNNNNNNNNNNCTTTTTGTTGCGGCGGCCATCGTAGTCCTCTTTACGCCATATCCATTGTTATTACCGTAATTTACACCCGCCTTAACTGGTCCTGTCTGATTTAAATTGCCAAGGTTTCCATATAACATTACATTACTAGAAGATGCACGAACCAATCCATTGGCTCCTCTTGCTTTCTGATGATCGGTGATCATGCTTTCAAGCTCACCCGATAAACCAATGGCTTCTCTCGGCACTTTCCTCTGTCCTCCTCCTCGGTATGGATCAACGCTATTACTATTGTTGTTATAACTActcctttgttgttgttgttgatgactcTCGTAGCTCCCTAATTGATGGTTATTAGGGTATTGATTTGACGAGGGTTTTGATGGAACTACGGATCTCTGGTTCTGGATCTTTTTATTCTGGACTGGCTCGGCCAAAACCTTCTTCTGATCATCGCGAGGCTTCTTTAACTCGGTTCCTGGAGATTTAGTGAATTGAATGTTGCTTGTGGCGGTTGCAGCCGTAGATGTGCTTTTCTGGCTACCGTTATCGGCTGCGGTAGATTTCTTGGACCACAAGCCACGTCTACCAAACATTACAGTCAATAAACCACAACCTGATCTTCTCTCCGCCGCCGCGGCCACCGTGTTCTCCTCCATCTCAAGAACCGGCCTTGGAATTGGAAAACCCTATCCCTCCCAAAAGAACAAATCAATCAAGATtcagaaataaaagaagaagaagaagaagaagaagaagacgatggtgaGATTTGAAACACAGAAATTAATGGCGATGAGAAGGGAGAGATCTCATGTTTTAAAAAGAGGAATAGAGGAGAAAGATGTGATTAGGCTTTTCTCGGCCGGACGGTAAAGAGGAACGAAGATTCTTCCGTTTCGTGTTTTGTATTGGTgtcattaattttatattaagtgTCATCATGATTTTTGGTTTTACCTATGGAAagggaaaataacaaaaataatttggtgaaaaaagaaaggaaaagaaacgaCTGGATTACTATATGTTTTTATGCATTTTTTGTTATTCGATGTCAAATGAGTTGGTAGTGAGTTTGAGAAATTGATGACAATTCATTATTGGTTAAATTCACCACAACTCTTATTCtgtttttcaatgttttctttgtcaactcctactctttttgttttgttcttttcttttcttttttttgaaaaaaagaaaaaaaaaactatggttGTTGCCTGCTGACTGGGTCGTGTAAGAGAGCGAGGGAATATTTAGAAAGAGAGTGGGAGATTTGTCCGTAAATTAATCCGTGTTTTTCTCCAATTGATTCTATATCtagatttatatgattttatggcGAGCACGTCTTTTCCTTTTATGTACCAAAACGTGTTTGATGATCTTTTCTAAAAAGTTATATCTAAGACAATAAAAGGAATAGAGAGACACGTATTGAACATTAAATTCTTATTGCATTGCCTATCAAGAGAGAAAGCATTAACATATAGAATGACCAGTCCGGACCGCGTCTTGTTCAGGCTAGACACTCTCGGTTCTATCGACAGGAATACCGAACAAATGCCTAGACTTCATTTTAAGAATGGCACCAGCTGGGTTAAGTCCTTTAGGACAAGTGCCGTACAGTTCTTGATTGCTCTGCATCTATATACTTTGGTTTCATTCTCTGTTATCGCCTGAAGCCTCTCTTGTGTAAACTCATCGCGGCTGTGTTAAACATAGAAGAACGAAAATGAAGTCCATGGACCTGAATTTAATTTAGACCGTTTGACTTCTAGTTTAATACCTGTCGCTGATCCAACGGTACGCTTGTAGTAATGCCGCGGGTCCTGGAAACTCCTCGGGGTTCCACCAGTAAGAAGGACATGATGTGGTACAACACGCGCACAATATGCATTCGTATAGCCCATCTAGTTTCTTCCGGTCATTTGGTGACTGCCGGTGTTCGCGTCCGTCTTTTGGCGGCTTCCTCGTCTTTAACCACGGCTCCATTGATCTATAATTTCCAAGACACAACACAGTATAGTCCCAAAATGCattattatgtttatgaaaaggatatgtttttaatttgtctCACATTTTCCACAAATTTGCGACAACAAATCCAAAGACCAAGATCGATTAAAGATTCTAGAAAGTAGCTTCACTTACTTGTATTGTTGGTAAAAACTAGTGAGGTCGACGACTAGGTCTTTGATGACATACATGTGAGGCAATGGAGTAATTATGGTGGGCTTTGACGTGTTGGGGTTTATGGGTTTAAGACATGCGACAGTGTTAGTACCATCAATATTCATCGAGCAAGATCCACATATCCCTTCTCTGCATGACCTTCTGTAACTCAAACTCGCATCTTCCTCTGCTTTTATCTTCTGCAACACGTCCAAAACCTATAGCAAGTGCATAACACATATCAAAATGAATACTAATCCTACGGAAATTGATCAACAATTTTGAGTTAATTACCATGGGACCACAAGTGGAAAGATCAACGAAGAAAGATTGAAGGAATGGTTTGAGTTAGGCTTGTCAGGATTCCATCTGTAAATCTTGAACTCCTTTTTAACTTCTTTGTGTTGGCCTGTTAGATAAAAAAATCGAAGATAAAAATCACTGAGTTTTGAAcaaataatagaaataattgactattatatatagttttagtCATACGGTCAtaccttctttgtcttttgttatGTCATGGGATTTTAGAGTATCTTTGGATAAATCTTGAGCCGCTTTATGGCCTTTTAAGATCGGAAAATCTCCACCGCCGCTTAAGCTACTGCTCAAACGTACTTTCTCCGCTGTTGGACTGCAGATCCTCTGTCGCAGCACCCGCAACACAGTCGACATTTTCTGTTTGCTTTTGATCAAAAGCTGTTGAATCGCACGAATTCGTTTCCATCAAAATCTTTTGTGAGCAAGGAAAACAGGGACACGATGCATGACGATATCGACACGTGGACAGCCTAGAGGATGTGATTCAATGGCACGTGTGCGACAACGTGTTCGAGTACAAACTAAGCCCATTAAGGGCCATTAAGCCCAGTAATTATCTTGATTCAGGCTTGAGGACCGGGTCTCGTATCGGTCGGGTTAAGATATGTCCTCTTTAATTTAGAAACCCCGTTACTTGAGGATTTTGACAAATACTGCGTTTTGTTTGAAAACAAGGAGCATTGTCAATTTGCATTGGATCGCGAGCTTATTATAACCAACAATAACCAGACAAATAGAGTATATTGCAACAGAGAAAGTCAAAGATCCAAATAATCTTGAAAGAGAGATGATACGTGGCATGTCCTCTTTGTCTGGAGCAGGACTACCACCTTTGACCAATCCTTTCTTCATTGAAGAGATACTCACTTCTGTTTTGAATCTGCTCTTCTGCTTGTTTGATATTTCATCGTACATAATGAATGTATATCGATACAATtggtgttattattatattatagttaaaCTATTGGTAATTATATAGCAGAATCTTGTTTATATACTACAGCATATGTAGTCATTTGATGCTATAGATAATTTAGCTGATATGAATATAATTTCTTCAATTGGTCTCACGTGATTCGTAATTATATTAGCTATATCATTAATAGTAACGTACTATAACACTGATGTTCTCACGAAAagttatactaatttttttattacaaattaattatcgCGTCGTCTCCAAacacttaaataaaataaaggtgAATAAAGCAACAGGTtgccagtttttttttttttttttttttttttttttttttttttttttttttttttttttttttttttttttttttttttttttttttttttNNNNNNNNNNNNNNNNNNNNNNNNNNNNNNNNNNNNNNNNNNNNNNNNNNNNNNNNNNNNNNNNNNNNNNNNNNNNNNNNNNNNNNNNNNNNNNNNNNNNNNNNNNNNNNNNNNNNNNNNNNNNNNNNNNNNNNNNNNNNNNNNNNNNNNNNNNNNNNNNNNNNNNNNNNNNNNNNNNNNNNNNNNNNNNNNNNNNNNNNNNNNNNNNNNNNNNNNNNNNNNNNNNNNNNNNNNNNNNNNNNNNNNNNNNNNNNNNNNNNNNNNNNNNNNNNNNNNNNNNNNNNNNNNNNNNNNNNNNNNNNNNNNNNNNNNNNNNNNNNNNNNNNNNNNNNNNNNNNNNNNNNNNNNNNNNNNNNNNNNNNNNNNNNNNNNNNNNNNNNNNNNNNNNNNNNNNNNNNNNNNNNNNNNNNNNNNNNNNNNNNNNNNNNNNNNNNNNNNNNNNNNNNNNNNNNNNNNNNNNNNNNNNNNNNNNNNNNNNNNNNNNNNNNNNNNNNNNNNNNNNNNNNNNNNNNNNNNNNNNNNNNNNNNNNNNNNNNNNNNNNNNNNNNNNNNNNNNNNNNNNNNNNNNNNNNNNNNNNNNNNNNNNNNNNNNNNcaaaaaaaaaaaacatatcagggaagataaagttataaaaatagatattGTATGATCTTAAACGTACTTAATATTCtgtaaatttagatattatgatATCAAGTGTGCATTCCAAGCGATTGATTGGATGTCAAAGAATAAAAAACCAGTGAGGAAACCAACAAAACCTAACggacaaaacaaatatattcttataaGTGGAAggaatatagtattttttttttttgcaattataTTTTGCTTAACTGTGGGTAACAGCTTATACATTCtcttcaaaggaaaaaaaaacatatacttatATAGCCATTGTACTTTTCATGTATTGTAGTCtttgtagacttgtagtagTGGACAATTTTCGCtataaaaacaacaattatataGATTTTGCCTGGGTGAATTCAATATGGAATCAACAAGGCTTTGGTCAAGATTTTTTTTcgataattatataaaaagttacggttcaaattttatgagaagCTCATAACACATCAACCATCACTGCAaggtgaaagtttttttttttttttgtggtaaattgatttatattaaagaTTTTGAATCTTGATGATCGGATATCCTTGTTACATGGGCTTACAACTAAGCttttccaattaaaaaaaaactgaagccACTCACAATTAGCCTACTCCTACATTAGTCAAACCCAGTTGAGGAAACCTGGTTATACAAAAGAATGGTTATCACGAAACCATTTGGGCAACAAAACACCAAAACTATAAAGATTAATTATATCTCAATAATACATTTATGTTTAATCCTGGGTCAAAGCTTGAGATAAATAAAGTTTAGACATGTGTTAGTACCGGTCAATATCAACTATCtttgtattaataaataatttttagggGACCATAAAAAGATAACCTGTAACAGTGTCATGGATTATGTTAAGTGTATTTAAATTGCGATATTATGGAGGGAAGGGTCTAATCAAATCTAATATCTCTTTTGACATGTCACGAAATCTTTACGAAAACTGTCCCTACAGCCACCGTTTCTGTATGTATATGTAAATTATGGGTGTAAATGGTTATAGCAGTTAGGGCGGACAAATCCATCAACGGATTAGACCgctttttatttatcattcatCAAATACAGTTTGCAGCAGTGCGGTCTAAGGATTATAGAAAGAAAACTGATGCGGACCAACTGCGGACCATTTTTGTGTACAAATAGAATTTGTCCGCAACAGTCTGCTAACCACTCTATTTTTGGGCGGTCTAAACTGCTGATGGATTTGACCGTTCCGACTGCAGTTACCATTCAGATCCTATGTTGCTGTCTCGTCGGGTAACTGCAGTCAGGACGGTCAAATCCATCAGCAGTTTAGACcacccaaaaatatatttgtattaaaaaaattgaattgttaGCATGGGTTAACTAGTTTAATTAGTTAAAGCAATCCAATAAACGGGATACAATTAGGTGAGTGATTTGATAGCTCTATCGCCACAAAAGTAAAGTTTATGGTCTGATTCAGATGTAACCTAACATTTTATGTTAAAACTGTATATATGTGGTGTGTGTGATGTTGCCTCTAATCTCATAATAATTTAACTTTTGATAGAATTATATTATTCCATATCGAAGCTCGTTCTATAACGTAACTAGGtactgaaaagtgaaaaccccGATATGTTTCAGTCAATCTACATGGTCAGCCTCGAGTCTCAACCAAACCATCGGACTACTACTACAATTTGTAGTTGGGATGTTATAATTATCGTAATTCGTAAATTATACTATAAAACTTCTATATGGTATTTTATACTCCCAACTACAAATTGTAAACACGTTTAAAGTAACGTTAGCACCGGAATAATAAATCTACAAAGTGATTACTCAAGACAACATGTTTTGTCTGTTGACAACAAATATTCATCAATAATGTGTTTaagtttaaccaaaaaaaaatcattcaataTAGAAATTCGTTAGAACGTCGATAATAGTATAtagtttgattataaaaaaatcttgtttaaaaaagttatgcactaataaataaagtttttttcaaacaaattaaaggtACGTGAAGATGTTAGATCTAGGGATTTCACTCGAAGATATGGTCTTTAAAAAGGCAAATATAGGCAAGTAGACAACAGCTATGAAATAGTACGACAATGACCTCAACAAGTACATAGTCACCtctaatttatctataaattaacacaataaataaactaaatccttggtaaaagaagatttttttatttttgaaatctgCTGTTTCTCGAAAAAATTACAGCAttgaaaaatagaagaaaataacgTTAACACAATACTGTACACTTTATTTGAATTATAAAAGGATTGATCGGATgcatacaaacaaaaaacacaaaacaaaactggttaatatttttagaaactaaaaGTACAGAGAAAAAGgcttctttgaattttttttttgtttgtaaggGAAAAAGTTTGCTGGATTTGCACCTTTGACTGTAGTTCGTAGGTGTGCGGTTGAATTATCCCCAAATTATCTATCTTGTTTAGCATATGTCgcatacaataataatatagaggACCTACcattccaaaacaaaattgaaattacGATTTAATTGATAATGATTATtatcaattaattttgaaaattatatttaaacgAACCTTTTTGCCAAACATAAAAACCGACTAATTTTCAACAGGGGTACTACTAATCTACTGAATATCTCACCAACAgcaactttatattttttattcagaCATTACAGAATAAGAATGGATATCCagacttttatttgttttgttgcgtttgttgaaacttgaaacaagagaaagaaacaattatatatccaactatattaattggaaagtacaaatataaaactaattttaaattgtgtaaaaaattacattcaattactatttgaaaaacttaattaagattaaataattaattaaatataaatttttaattaaaaaacgaaaatagtggaaatatcaaataaaataaattgtaaaaaagtaacttaaaaaaactaatagataAGATtctttttacatgtttattatatctttttatttacttcaCTACTATAGAAAATGTTTCacaaaagtttaaataattttattattttttattaacatgttttcaataaatatttttaaaatgcaaaaattatcatataatcaacaaatttttaatcacaaaccattataaataacataataacaaaataaattatt
It encodes the following:
- the LOC104727164 gene encoding inactive TPR repeat-containing thioredoxin TTL3-like isoform X2 — translated: MEENTVAAAAERRSGCGLLTVMFGRRGLWSKKSTAADNGSQKSTSTAATATSNIQFTKSPGTELKKPRDDQKKVLAEPVQNKKIQNQRSVVPSKPSSNQYPNNHQLGSYESHQQQQQRSSYNNNSNSVDPYRGGGQRKVPREAIGLSGELESMITDHQKARGANGLVRASSSNVMLYGNLGNLNQTGPVKAGVNYGNNNGYGAGVNYGNNNGYGVKRTTMAAATKSQDQSGSLCRAISTRMDPETLKIMGNEDYKNGNFAEALALYDAAIAIDPNKAAYRSNKSAALTALGRILDAVFECREAIRIEPHYHRAHHRLGNLYLRLGEVEKSIYHFKHSGPEADSEDIAKAKTVQTKLNKCTEAKRLRDWNGLITETTNTISAGADAAPQVYSLLAEALLKTHRHQEADEALSRCPVFDVDTSTRYYGPVGYAGFLVVRAQVHLASGRFDEAVEAIQRAGKLDGNNREVIMVSRRAQAVAEARFRGNELFKAGRFQEACAAYGEGLDNDPRNSVLLCNRAACRTKLGQFDKAVEDCTAALSVRPGYGKARLRRADCNSKIGKWELAVGDYEILRKETPEDEQVTRGLSEAQQQLMKRRGQDS
- the LOC104727163 gene encoding PLAT domain-containing protein 3, producing MSRGSSTVLLSFLLLTAVAIALDNDEDMCVFTVYIRTGTAWKAGTDSVMSLRVYDSYGQNAVISDLVSWGGLMGPFHDYFERGNLDIFSGLGSCLSGPVCAMNLTSDGSGDHHGWYCNYVEVTMSESRRKKSCSQEKFKVEQWLARDASPYELSAIRNHCSDFVKNQRVAIPTLM
- the LOC104727164 gene encoding inactive TPR repeat-containing thioredoxin TTL3-like isoform X1, yielding MEENTVAAAAERRSGCGLLTVMFGRRGLWSKKSTAADNGSQKSTSTAATATSNIQFTKSPGTELKKPRDDQKKVLAEPVQNKKIQNQRSVNQRSVVPSKPSSNQYPNNHQLGSYESHQQQQQRSSYNNNSNSVDPYRGGGQRKVPREAIGLSGELESMITDHQKARGANGLVRASSSNVMLYGNLGNLNQTGPVKAGVNYGNNNGYGVKRTTMAAATKSQDQSGSLCRAISTRMDPETLKIMGNEDYKNGNFAEALALYDAAIAIDPNKAAYRSNKSAALTALGRILDAVFECREAIRIEPHYHRAHHRLGNLYLRLGEVEKSIYHFKHSGPEADSEDIAKAKTVQTKLNKCTEAKRLRDWNGLITETTNTISAGADAAPQVYSLLAEALLKTHRHQEADEALSRCPVFDVDTSTRYYGPVGYAGFLVVRAQVHLASGRFDEAVEAIQRAGKLDGNNREVIMVSRRAQAVAEARFRGNELFKAGRFQEACAAYGEGLDNDPRNSVLLCNRAACRTKLGQFDKAVEDCTAALSVRPGYGKARLRRADCNSKIGKWELAVGDYEILRKETPEDEQVTRGLSEAQQQLMKRRGQDS